One window from the genome of Pantoea cypripedii encodes:
- a CDS encoding EAL domain-containing protein — translation MKVHLSADYQSETWFYPAYSLAGQLTAVELVTQFVHDSAPITLPQDLLLPQLDDAQQLRLLQSQLTLLEKYRDFFELNQITALVRIDDSMAVTLLDSEFLLRKFKQLPFIVLDISETFPQLSQGKSHPLLSALKSEFRLSLSQFGAGATPANAVYDNLFSVLKLDKNFIQGLAKRASFIPFIQTVIDNFSGNASQIIICGIDDATMLEKVTELSGAHLQGSLFPVVKAERLNDLIYPDVTLNSPSQQ, via the coding sequence ATGAAAGTTCATTTATCTGCCGACTATCAGTCGGAAACCTGGTTTTATCCAGCATATTCATTAGCGGGCCAGTTAACTGCGGTTGAGCTGGTAACGCAATTTGTCCACGACAGCGCGCCAATCACGCTGCCGCAGGATTTGCTATTGCCGCAATTAGACGATGCACAGCAATTGCGCCTGTTGCAGAGCCAGCTGACGCTGCTGGAAAAGTACCGCGACTTTTTTGAGTTAAATCAAATTACCGCTTTGGTTCGTATTGATGATTCAATGGCGGTAACGCTGCTGGATAGTGAATTTCTGTTAAGAAAATTCAAACAACTCCCGTTTATTGTTTTGGATATCAGCGAAACGTTTCCCCAATTATCACAGGGGAAATCACATCCACTTTTGAGCGCGCTAAAAAGTGAGTTTCGTTTATCTCTTTCACAATTCGGTGCCGGAGCAACACCGGCAAATGCGGTTTATGATAATCTTTTTAGCGTGTTAAAACTGGATAAGAATTTTATTCAGGGATTGGCAAAACGTGCATCTTTTATACCCTTTATTCAGACGGTTATAGACAATTTCAGCGGCAATGCGTCGCAGATTATTATTTGCGGCATTGATGATGCAACTATGCTGGAGAAAGTGACGGAACTTAGCGGTGCACATCTGCAGGGTAGCCTGTTTCCGGTGGTCAAAGCCGAACGCTTAAACGATCTGATATATCCTGACGTAACGCTTAATTCTCCGTCACAGCAGTAA
- the btuD gene encoding vitamin B12 ABC transporter ATP-binding protein BtuD, with protein sequence MLMQCRGASVKGRLAPVDLDVQAGELVHVVGPNGAGKSTLLNVLAGLLPASGAIHLSGQPLAQLNGAALAQQRAWLPQQQPPPGQMPVWHYLRMHLLQVTPETDALLQQILELLGLQDKLMRHLTQLSGGEWQRVRLAAVVVQIHPAINVRGRLLILDEPMSALDVAQQRAVDTLLWQLRQAGIAVVASGHDLNHSLRHADRVWLMHQGTMVAQGTADSVLTAEQLGPLYQIDFQRIETPQGALLLVS encoded by the coding sequence ATGCTGATGCAGTGCCGGGGTGCCAGCGTCAAAGGACGGCTGGCACCCGTCGACCTTGATGTTCAGGCGGGTGAGCTGGTGCATGTGGTCGGCCCGAACGGGGCAGGGAAGAGTACCCTGCTCAACGTGCTGGCCGGGTTATTGCCCGCCAGCGGGGCGATACATTTATCCGGCCAGCCATTAGCGCAGTTGAACGGTGCGGCACTGGCACAGCAACGTGCCTGGTTGCCACAGCAGCAACCACCGCCCGGTCAGATGCCGGTATGGCACTATCTGCGGATGCATTTATTGCAGGTGACGCCAGAGACGGACGCATTGCTGCAGCAAATCCTTGAACTGTTGGGTTTGCAGGACAAACTGATGCGCCACCTGACGCAACTTTCCGGCGGTGAGTGGCAGCGGGTGCGGCTGGCGGCAGTGGTGGTACAAATTCATCCGGCGATCAATGTACGCGGCAGACTGCTGATTCTGGATGAACCCATGAGCGCACTGGATGTGGCGCAGCAGCGTGCGGTGGATACGTTGCTGTGGCAGTTGCGCCAGGCGGGAATCGCCGTGGTGGCCAGCGGCCACGATCTTAACCATAGCCTGCGCCATGCCGACCGGGTGTGGTTGATGCATCAGGGAACGATGGTCGCGCAGGGAACGGCTGACAGCGTGCTGACGGCTGAACAACTCGGCCCACTTTACCAAATCGATTTTCAGCGCATCGAAACGCCACAAGGGGCGCTGTTACTGGTGTCCTGA
- a CDS encoding protein adenylyltransferase SelO, with protein MQFTNSWQQELPGFYSALAPTPLQGGRLLYHNAPLAAEMALDLSLFTGDGHGVWYGQALLPGQEPLAQVYSGHQFGVWAGQLGDGRGILLGEQLLADGRKLDWHLKGAGLTPYSRMGDGRAVIRSTVREFLASEALHHLGIPTTRALSLAIGEEPVLRETQERGAMLMRIAESHLRFGHFEHFYYGGEQDKVRQLADYAIRHHWPALQDQADRYLLWFTDIVKRTASLIAQWQSVGFAHGVMNTDNMSLLGLTIDYGPYGFLDDYQPNFICNHSDYQGRYAFDNQPAVGLWNLNRLAHALSGLMTTDQLKQALSHYEPELMRVWGEKMRAKLGLLTPDANDNVILTGLLALMTQERSDYTLTFRLLSETQQQQTRSPLRDEFIDREAFDRWYEGYRQRLLQDEASDEERQKVMKGANPALVLRNYLAQQVIDEVERGETTALERLHLALQQPFSDEAVSAELRQRPPEWGKTLEVSCSS; from the coding sequence ATGCAGTTTACCAATAGCTGGCAGCAGGAGTTGCCGGGATTCTACAGTGCGCTGGCACCGACCCCGTTGCAGGGCGGACGTCTGTTGTATCACAACGCGCCTTTGGCTGCTGAGATGGCGCTGGACCTCTCCTTATTCACTGGCGACGGACATGGCGTATGGTATGGGCAGGCGTTATTGCCGGGTCAGGAGCCGCTGGCACAGGTCTATAGCGGCCATCAGTTTGGTGTCTGGGCTGGGCAGCTTGGCGACGGACGCGGTATCCTGCTGGGTGAACAATTGCTGGCGGATGGGCGTAAACTCGACTGGCATCTTAAAGGCGCAGGGCTGACGCCTTATTCACGCATGGGCGACGGGCGCGCGGTTATCCGTTCCACGGTGCGTGAATTTCTCGCCTCAGAGGCACTCCATCATCTGGGGATCCCCACCACGCGCGCGCTAAGCCTGGCAATTGGCGAGGAGCCGGTGCTGCGTGAAACTCAGGAACGCGGAGCGATGCTGATGCGCATCGCGGAGAGCCATTTACGTTTCGGTCATTTTGAACATTTCTACTATGGTGGTGAGCAGGATAAGGTACGTCAGCTGGCGGACTATGCCATTCGTCATCACTGGCCAGCATTGCAGGATCAGGCGGACCGTTATCTGTTGTGGTTTACCGATATTGTGAAACGTACCGCCAGCCTGATCGCCCAGTGGCAGAGCGTCGGTTTTGCCCACGGGGTGATGAACACCGATAACATGTCGCTGCTGGGGCTGACCATTGATTACGGCCCCTATGGTTTTCTTGATGATTATCAGCCGAACTTTATCTGCAATCACAGCGATTATCAGGGGCGTTACGCTTTCGACAATCAGCCTGCGGTGGGATTGTGGAATCTCAACCGTCTGGCACACGCATTGTCCGGCCTGATGACCACCGATCAATTGAAACAGGCACTGAGCCACTACGAGCCAGAACTGATGCGGGTGTGGGGCGAGAAAATGCGCGCCAAACTGGGGCTGCTGACCCCGGATGCCAATGACAACGTGATTCTCACCGGATTGCTGGCGCTGATGACTCAGGAGCGTAGCGACTACACGCTGACCTTCCGTCTGCTCAGTGAAACGCAGCAGCAGCAAACACGTTCACCGTTGCGGGATGAGTTTATCGATCGTGAAGCCTTTGATCGCTGGTATGAGGGATATCGTCAGCGTCTGCTGCAGGACGAAGCCAGCGATGAAGAGCGGCAGAAGGTGATGAAAGGTGCGAATCCGGCGCTGGTGTTACGTAATTATCTTGCGCAGCAGGTGATTGATGAGGTTGAACGCGGCGAAACGACCGCGCTGGAACGCCTGCATCTGGCATTACAGCAACCATTCAGTGACGAAGCCGTCAGCGCAGAACTGCGCCAACGGCCACCTGAATGGGGGAAAACGCTGGAGGTGAGCTGCTCCAGCTAA
- a CDS encoding glutathione peroxidase, with protein sequence MSIYQTELMTLDGEKTTLAQWQGKVLLVVNVASKCGLTPQYEQLEALQKAWQAEGFSVLGFPCNQFLEQEPGSSEEIKTFCSTTYGVTFPMFEKTDVNGPARHPLYSQLVAAQPEALRPEGSGFYERMESKGRAPKAPGDILWNFEKFLINKQGDVVARFAPDMTPDDATIISRIKQALA encoded by the coding sequence ATGAGCATTTATCAAACAGAACTGATGACGCTTGATGGTGAAAAAACCACACTGGCGCAGTGGCAGGGTAAGGTACTGCTGGTGGTGAATGTGGCGTCGAAATGTGGCCTGACACCGCAGTACGAGCAACTTGAAGCGCTGCAAAAAGCCTGGCAGGCAGAAGGCTTCAGTGTACTCGGTTTCCCGTGCAACCAGTTTCTGGAGCAAGAGCCGGGTAGCAGCGAAGAGATCAAAACCTTTTGCAGCACCACCTATGGTGTGACCTTCCCCATGTTCGAAAAAACCGATGTCAATGGTCCGGCACGTCATCCGTTATATAGCCAACTGGTGGCGGCACAACCGGAAGCATTGCGTCCGGAAGGCAGCGGATTTTATGAGCGTATGGAGAGCAAAGGCCGTGCGCCGAAAGCACCCGGCGATATCCTGTGGAACTTCGAAAAATTCCTGATTAATAAGCAGGGTGACGTCGTGGCGCGTTTTGCCCCGGATATGACACCGGATGATGCGACCATTATTTCCCGCATTAAGCAGGCGCTGGCGTAA
- the ihfA gene encoding integration host factor subunit alpha — protein MALTKAEMSEYLFEKLGLSKRDAKELVELFFEEVRRALENGEQVKLSGFGNFDLRDKNQRPGRNPKTGEDIPITARRVVTFRPGQKLKSRVENASPKDAD, from the coding sequence ATGGCGCTTACAAAAGCTGAAATGTCAGAGTACCTGTTTGAAAAGCTCGGGCTGAGCAAACGCGACGCCAAAGAGTTGGTCGAGCTATTTTTTGAAGAGGTTCGCCGCGCGTTGGAAAACGGAGAACAGGTTAAACTGTCAGGATTTGGTAATTTTGATCTGCGAGACAAAAACCAGCGTCCGGGCAGAAACCCGAAAACCGGGGAAGATATTCCAATTACGGCCCGCCGTGTGGTGACCTTCCGTCCCGGTCAGAAGTTGAAAAGCCGCGTCGAGAACGCGTCACCCAAGGATGCTGACTGA
- the rplT gene encoding 50S ribosomal protein L20, with the protein MARVKRGVIARARHKKILKQAKGYYGARSRVYRVAFQAVIKAGQYAYRDRRQRKRQFRQLWIARINAAARQNGISYSRFINGLKKASIEIDRKILADIAVFDKVTFTALVEKAKSALA; encoded by the coding sequence ATGGCTCGCGTAAAACGTGGTGTAATTGCTCGCGCACGTCACAAAAAAATCTTAAAACAAGCTAAAGGCTACTACGGTGCACGTTCACGTGTATACCGCGTTGCCTTCCAGGCTGTTATCAAAGCTGGTCAGTATGCTTACCGTGACCGTCGTCAACGTAAGCGTCAGTTCCGTCAGCTGTGGATCGCACGTATCAACGCTGCGGCGCGTCAGAACGGCATCTCTTACAGCCGTTTCATCAATGGCCTGAAAAAAGCGTCCATTGAAATCGACCGTAAAATCCTGGCTGACATCGCTGTATTCGACAAAGTGACATTTACTGCACTTGTTGAAAAAGCAAAATCAGCTCTGGCGTAA
- the pheS gene encoding phenylalanine--tRNA ligase subunit alpha, with protein MSQLADLVARATAAIDEASDIAALDAVRVEFLGKKGHLTLQMTTLRELPAEERPAAGAVINDAKQQVQDRLNARKDTLESAALNARLAAETIDVSLPGRRSENGGLHPVTRTIDRIETFFGELGFAVATGPEIEDDYHNFDALNIPGHHPARADHDTFWFDATRLLRTQTSGVQIRTMKNQQPPIRIIAPGRVYRNDYDQTHTPMFHQMEGLIVDKDISFTNLKGTLHDFLNNFFEENLQIRFRPSYFPFTEPSAEVDVMGKNGKWLEVLGCGMVHPNVLRNVGIDPEIYSGFAFGMGMERLTMLRYGVTDLRAFFENDLRFLKQFK; from the coding sequence ATGTCCCAACTCGCAGACCTGGTGGCCCGTGCCACGGCCGCCATCGACGAGGCGTCGGATATCGCCGCTCTGGACGCCGTGCGCGTCGAATTCCTGGGTAAAAAAGGACATCTGACGCTGCAGATGACCACCCTGCGCGAACTGCCGGCAGAAGAACGTCCTGCTGCCGGTGCGGTCATTAATGACGCCAAGCAGCAGGTACAGGATCGCCTCAACGCGCGCAAAGATACGCTGGAAAGCGCAGCGTTGAATGCGCGTCTGGCGGCAGAAACGATTGATGTCTCACTGCCGGGCCGTCGTTCAGAAAACGGTGGGCTGCATCCGGTAACCCGTACCATCGATCGTATCGAAACCTTTTTCGGTGAATTGGGTTTCGCGGTCGCCACCGGGCCGGAAATTGAAGATGACTACCATAACTTCGACGCGCTGAATATTCCGGGCCACCACCCGGCGCGTGCCGACCACGATACCTTCTGGTTCGATGCAACCCGCCTGCTGCGCACGCAGACCTCTGGCGTGCAGATTCGTACCATGAAAAATCAGCAGCCGCCGATTCGCATCATCGCGCCGGGCCGTGTGTATCGTAACGATTACGATCAGACTCACACCCCGATGTTCCATCAGATGGAAGGGCTGATCGTAGATAAAGACATCAGCTTTACCAACCTGAAAGGCACGCTGCACGATTTCCTGAACAACTTCTTTGAAGAGAACCTGCAGATTCGCTTCCGTCCGTCTTACTTCCCGTTCACCGAACCTTCCGCCGAAGTTGATGTGATGGGTAAAAACGGCAAATGGCTGGAAGTGCTGGGTTGCGGCATGGTGCACCCGAATGTACTGCGCAACGTGGGCATTGACCCGGAAATCTACTCTGGCTTTGCCTTCGGTATGGGCATGGAGCGTCTGACCATGCTGCGCTATGGCGTGACCGATCTGCGCGCTTTCTTCGAAAATGATCTACGTTTCCTCAAACAATTTAAATAA
- a CDS encoding 3-deoxy-7-phosphoheptulonate synthase, protein MNKTDELRTARIGSLIMPAALAQQHPISAEIAANVTTARQRIARILTGEDPRLLVIIGPCSLHDPKAALEYAERLNVLREKYKDRLEIVMRAYFEKPRTVIGWKGLISDPDLDGSYDVNRGIAIARQLLLDINATGMPTATEFLDMVIGQFIADLISWGAIGARTTESQIHREMASALSCPVGFKNGTDGNVQIAVDAIRASRASHMFLSPDKNGQMTIYQTSGNPHGHVILRGGRQPNYHADDVAAAAANLRDFNLPEQLVIDFSHANCQKQHRRQRDVALDVAAQIRTGSRAVAGVMIESFLQEGNQKVISGEPLVYGQSITDPCLGWDDSADVLAQLAAAVDSRF, encoded by the coding sequence ATGAACAAAACTGATGAACTGCGTACCGCGCGCATTGGTAGCCTGATAATGCCAGCCGCTTTAGCGCAACAACACCCCATTTCGGCAGAGATTGCCGCCAATGTCACCACTGCGCGTCAACGTATTGCCCGTATCCTCACCGGAGAAGATCCGCGCCTGCTGGTGATTATCGGCCCCTGCTCACTGCACGATCCCAAAGCAGCTTTAGAGTACGCCGAACGCCTCAATGTGCTACGCGAAAAATATAAGGATCGGCTGGAAATTGTCATGCGCGCCTATTTTGAAAAGCCGCGCACCGTGATTGGCTGGAAAGGTCTGATCTCCGATCCCGACCTGGATGGCAGCTATGATGTCAACCGCGGCATTGCTATTGCGCGTCAGCTGTTGCTGGATATCAACGCCACGGGGATGCCTACCGCCACCGAATTTCTCGATATGGTGATCGGCCAGTTTATTGCTGACCTGATCAGCTGGGGCGCGATTGGTGCGCGTACCACCGAAAGCCAGATTCATCGTGAAATGGCTTCGGCGCTTTCCTGCCCTGTTGGCTTTAAAAATGGCACCGACGGTAATGTGCAAATTGCCGTGGATGCGATTCGCGCCTCCCGCGCCAGCCATATGTTCCTGTCGCCGGATAAAAATGGCCAAATGACCATTTACCAGACCAGCGGCAACCCACATGGTCATGTGATTCTTCGTGGTGGACGTCAGCCTAACTACCATGCTGATGATGTGGCGGCAGCCGCGGCAAACCTGCGTGACTTCAATCTGCCTGAACAGCTGGTGATTGATTTCAGCCATGCCAACTGTCAGAAGCAACATCGTCGCCAGCGTGACGTGGCCCTGGATGTTGCGGCGCAGATCCGCACCGGTTCTCGCGCCGTTGCGGGGGTGATGATTGAGAGTTTCCTGCAGGAAGGCAACCAGAAGGTCATCAGCGGCGAACCGCTGGTTTACGGCCAGTCCATCACCGATCCCTGCCTCGGCTGGGACGATAGCGCAGACGTGCTGGCGCAACTGGCTGCCGCCGTCGACAGCCGTTTTTAA
- a CDS encoding C40 family peptidase, whose protein sequence is MRLMILMLALLLVGCSHHAPPPNGRLSDSITVIAQLNDQLNNWHGTPYRYGGLSRGGVDCSGFVYLTFRDRLDMQLPRSTDAQSDIGTRIDKDDLLPGDLVFFKTGSGENGLHVGIYDTDNTFIHASTSQGVIRSSLDNVYWRKVFWQARRI, encoded by the coding sequence ATGCGGCTGATGATTCTGATGCTGGCGTTACTGCTGGTGGGGTGTAGCCATCATGCGCCGCCGCCCAATGGTCGCTTGTCCGACTCCATCACCGTCATCGCGCAACTTAACGATCAGCTTAACAACTGGCACGGTACCCCCTATCGCTACGGTGGACTGAGCCGGGGCGGTGTCGATTGCTCTGGTTTTGTCTATCTCACCTTCCGCGATAGATTAGATATGCAATTACCCCGTTCTACGGATGCGCAAAGTGATATCGGTACGCGCATTGATAAAGATGATCTCTTGCCGGGCGATTTGGTGTTCTTCAAAACCGGCAGTGGTGAAAATGGCTTACATGTTGGTATTTATGATACCGATAACACCTTCATTCATGCCTCGACCAGTCAGGGTGTCATTCGTTCATCGCTGGATAATGTTTACTGGCGAAAAGTCTTCTGGCAGGCACGTCGTATTTAG
- the pheM gene encoding pheST operon leader peptide PheM, giving the protein MHAAIFRFFFYFSA; this is encoded by the coding sequence ATGCACGCTGCTATTTTCCGTTTCTTTTTTTACTTTAGCGCCTGA
- the btuC gene encoding vitamin B12 ABC transporter permease BtuC codes for MTLLDQLGRRADRRSQRWLIALCALLIILVVVSLCAGDSWIAPTRWFSSDAQLFVWQLRLPRTLAVLLVGAALAVCGVVMQALFNNPLAEPGLLGVSNGAGIGLVLGVMLGNGSLWSLALAAMAGALVITLILLHFAHRHLSVSRLLLTGVALGIICSAVMTWAVYFSTSLDLRQLMYWMMGGFSGIDWRYGWMMLALIPAILALIATARVLNLLALGETSARQLGLPLLLWRNLLVLTMGWLVGVSVAMAGAIGFVGLVIPHLLRMSGFSDHRYLLPAAALAGAVVLLGADIIARLVLTSAELPIGVVTATLGAPLFIVLLVKSSR; via the coding sequence ATGACTCTGCTGGATCAGCTGGGCCGCCGGGCAGATCGCCGCAGCCAACGCTGGCTTATTGCGCTCTGCGCGTTACTTATCATCCTGGTGGTTGTCAGCCTGTGTGCAGGCGACAGCTGGATTGCGCCAACGCGCTGGTTCTCCAGCGATGCGCAGCTGTTTGTCTGGCAATTACGTTTGCCCCGTACTCTGGCGGTGCTACTGGTGGGCGCTGCGCTGGCAGTCTGTGGGGTTGTTATGCAGGCGCTGTTCAACAATCCGCTGGCCGAGCCGGGGCTGCTTGGGGTGTCCAATGGTGCCGGTATTGGCCTGGTGCTTGGCGTGATGCTCGGTAATGGCTCATTATGGAGTCTGGCGCTGGCGGCAATGGCCGGGGCGCTGGTGATTACCCTGATCCTGCTACATTTCGCCCATCGCCATCTTTCTGTCAGTCGTCTGCTGCTAACCGGTGTGGCACTGGGAATTATTTGCAGCGCAGTCATGACCTGGGCGGTTTATTTCAGCACCAGCCTCGACCTGCGCCAGCTGATGTACTGGATGATGGGCGGTTTTAGCGGTATTGACTGGCGTTATGGCTGGATGATGCTGGCATTGATTCCTGCCATCCTTGCGCTGATTGCAACGGCACGCGTGCTCAACCTGCTGGCGTTGGGCGAGACTTCTGCACGTCAGCTGGGATTACCGCTGTTACTGTGGCGCAATCTGCTGGTGCTGACCATGGGCTGGCTGGTGGGTGTAAGTGTGGCGATGGCTGGTGCCATTGGTTTTGTCGGGCTGGTGATCCCGCATCTGTTGCGGATGAGTGGCTTCAGCGATCATCGTTATCTGCTGCCAGCGGCCGCGCTCGCTGGTGCGGTGGTCTTGCTGGGCGCGGACATCATTGCCCGGCTGGTACTGACTTCAGCTGAATTGCCGATTGGTGTGGTCACGGCCACACTCGGTGCTCCGCTCTTTATCGTGTTATTAGTAAAATCCTCGCGCTAG
- a CDS encoding DUF2502 domain-containing protein translates to MKKTALLLSILLGMPLLANANVSVNINTPGVSIHIGDQDKRGYFWDGYDWRSPSWWQQHHNRRVGTKGPHGYWNGNGWQAQHPGNNAPQKRPPQHDNKPQQHNNKPQQQPNHDQRDNHNGQPIPPRN, encoded by the coding sequence ATGAAAAAGACAGCACTTTTATTAAGCATCCTGTTAGGTATGCCGCTGCTCGCCAATGCGAATGTTTCCGTAAACATCAACACCCCGGGTGTGTCGATTCATATCGGCGACCAGGATAAACGGGGTTATTTCTGGGATGGTTATGACTGGCGCTCGCCGTCATGGTGGCAGCAGCACCACAACCGTCGTGTCGGCACCAAAGGTCCGCACGGTTACTGGAACGGTAACGGCTGGCAGGCACAGCATCCGGGCAATAACGCGCCGCAGAAACGTCCACCGCAGCATGATAATAAGCCGCAGCAGCACAATAACAAGCCGCAGCAGCAGCCGAATCATGACCAGCGTGATAACCACAATGGTCAGCCGATTCCGCCACGTAATTAA
- the pheT gene encoding phenylalanine--tRNA ligase subunit beta, with protein MKFSELWLREWVNPALDSAALAEQITMAGLEVDGVDAVAGAFHGVVVGEVVECGQHPNADKLRVTKINVGGDRLLDIVCGAPNCRQGLKVAVATVGAVLPGDFKIKAAKLRGEPSEGMLCSFSELGISDDHSGIIELPADAPIGTDIRAYLQLDDNTIEISVTPNRADCLGIIGIARDVAVLNGLPLNAPVIEPVKATIADTFPIRVDATAACPRYLGRVVKGVNVKAATPLWMREKLRRCGIRSIDPIVDITNYVLLELGQPMHAFDLDRIDGGIVVRMAKEGESLTLLDGSEAKLSSDTLVIADHHKALAMGGIFGGEHSGVNEETQNILFECAYFDPLAITGRARRQGLHTDASHRYERGVDPALQYKAIERATQLLLEICGGEAGPVIDQTDAAALPPRATITLRREKLDRLIGHVIADEQVTDILTRLGCEVTVAANAWQAIAPSWRFDMAIEEDLVEEVARIYGYNNIPDVPVKAGLVMTQHREADLSLKRAKTLLVDKGYQEAITYSFVDPKMQQLLHPGEEALILPSPISSDMSAMRLSLWTGLLGAVVYNQNRQQSRVRLFESGLRFVPDTQADLGIRQDLMLAGVLSGNRYEEHWDLARQTVDFYDLKGDLESLLDLTGKLDEISFRAEANPALHPGQSAAIYLRDERIGFIGVVHPELERKLDLNGRTLVFELLWNKVADRVLPDAREISRFPANRRDIAVVVAENVPAADIIAECKKVGVNQVVGVNLFDVYRGKGVNEGEKSLAISLILQDTSRTLEEEEIAATVAKCVAALKERFQATLRD; from the coding sequence ATGAAATTCAGTGAACTCTGGTTACGCGAATGGGTAAATCCAGCCCTGGACAGCGCTGCGCTGGCTGAACAGATCACCATGGCCGGTCTGGAAGTCGACGGCGTGGATGCGGTTGCCGGTGCCTTTCACGGCGTGGTCGTAGGTGAAGTGGTTGAGTGCGGCCAGCATCCGAACGCCGACAAATTGCGCGTCACCAAAATCAATGTCGGCGGTGATCGCCTGCTGGATATCGTCTGTGGCGCACCTAACTGCCGTCAGGGCCTGAAAGTCGCAGTCGCCACCGTTGGCGCGGTGTTACCGGGTGATTTCAAAATCAAAGCGGCCAAACTGCGCGGCGAGCCGTCAGAAGGGATGTTGTGTTCCTTCTCTGAGCTGGGTATTTCCGATGACCACAGCGGCATTATCGAATTGCCTGCTGATGCGCCGATTGGCACCGATATCCGTGCGTATCTGCAACTGGACGACAACACTATCGAAATCAGTGTGACGCCGAACCGCGCTGACTGCCTTGGCATCATTGGTATCGCCCGTGATGTGGCTGTGCTGAATGGTCTGCCGCTTAATGCGCCGGTGATCGAGCCGGTGAAAGCTACCATTGCTGATACGTTCCCGATTCGTGTTGATGCGACGGCTGCCTGCCCGCGTTACCTTGGCCGCGTCGTCAAAGGCGTCAACGTGAAGGCGGCTACGCCCCTGTGGATGCGTGAAAAATTGCGTCGCTGCGGTATCCGTTCTATTGACCCGATTGTGGATATCACCAACTACGTTCTGCTGGAGCTGGGCCAGCCGATGCATGCCTTCGATCTTGATCGTATCGATGGCGGCATCGTGGTCCGTATGGCAAAAGAAGGTGAGAGCCTGACGCTGCTGGACGGTAGCGAAGCGAAGCTTAGCAGCGATACGCTGGTGATTGCTGATCACCACAAAGCGCTGGCGATGGGCGGCATCTTTGGTGGCGAGCATTCTGGTGTAAATGAAGAAACGCAAAATATTCTGTTCGAATGTGCCTACTTCGATCCGCTGGCGATTACTGGCCGTGCACGCCGTCAGGGTCTGCATACCGATGCTTCCCACCGTTACGAGCGTGGTGTGGACCCGGCACTGCAATACAAAGCCATTGAACGCGCCACCCAGCTGCTGCTGGAGATCTGCGGTGGAGAAGCCGGCCCGGTAATCGACCAGACCGATGCCGCTGCATTGCCACCGCGTGCCACCATTACGTTGCGCCGTGAGAAGCTGGATCGTCTGATTGGTCACGTGATTGCTGATGAGCAGGTGACCGATATTCTGACTCGTCTGGGCTGTGAAGTGACTGTTGCTGCCAATGCGTGGCAGGCGATTGCACCGAGCTGGCGTTTCGATATGGCAATCGAAGAAGATTTGGTTGAAGAAGTCGCGCGTATCTACGGCTACAACAACATCCCTGATGTGCCGGTTAAAGCGGGGCTGGTGATGACCCAACATCGCGAAGCCGATTTGTCGCTGAAACGTGCGAAAACCCTGCTGGTTGATAAAGGTTATCAGGAAGCGATTACCTATAGTTTCGTCGATCCGAAAATGCAGCAACTGCTGCATCCGGGTGAAGAAGCGTTGATTCTGCCGAGCCCGATTTCCAGCGATATGTCGGCGATGCGCCTGTCCCTGTGGACCGGTTTGCTGGGTGCGGTGGTCTATAACCAGAACCGTCAACAGAGCCGTGTACGCCTGTTTGAGAGCGGTTTGCGCTTTGTTCCTGATACTCAGGCCGATCTCGGTATCCGTCAGGATCTTATGCTGGCGGGCGTATTAAGCGGTAATCGCTATGAAGAGCATTGGGATCTGGCGCGTCAGACGGTTGACTTCTATGATTTAAAAGGCGATTTAGAGTCGCTGCTGGATTTAACTGGCAAACTGGATGAGATTTCTTTCCGTGCAGAAGCGAATCCAGCCCTGCATCCGGGACAGAGCGCCGCAATTTATTTACGCGACGAACGAATCGGATTTATCGGGGTGGTTCATCCGGAACTGGAACGTAAGCTGGATCTCAACGGCCGCACCTTAGTGTTTGAACTGCTTTGGAATAAGGTCGCAGACCGCGTCCTGCCTGACGCGCGCGAGATTTCACGCTTCCCGGCGAACCGTCGCGATATCGCTGTGGTAGTGGCTGAAAACGTGCCCGCAGCAGATATCATCGCGGAGTGTAAGAAAGTTGGCGTAAATCAGGTAGTTGGCGTAAACTTGTTTGACGTGTACCGTGGTAAGGGCGTAAACGAAGGTGAAAAGAGCCTTGCGATTAGCCTGATTTTGCAGGATACCAGCCGGACACTCGAAGAAGAGGAGATTGCCGCGACCGTTGCCAAATGTGTTGCGGCATTAAAAGAGCGATTCCAGGCAACCTTGAGGGATTGA